The nucleotide sequence GTTGTATTCCCTCTAAGGCGCTGTTGGCGTCTTCGGAAGAGTTTGAAAAGATCAGCCATCATGCTGCAGATCATGGCATTAAAGTGGGTGCAGTAAGTATCGACTCTAAAAAGATGATCGCCCGTAAAGACGATATCGTTACCAAAATGACGGGTGGTATTCAGTACCTGTTCCGTAAAAACAAAATCACATTGTTAAAAGGCCATGCTTCGTTCGAAGGTAAGGGCGCCGATGGATATCAAGTGAAGATTGACGGCAAAGATAAAGAAACGGTTACCGCAAAGAATGTCATTATTGCTACCGGCTCTAAAGCACGTCACCTCCCTGGTGTCGCTGTAGATAACGTCTTGATCTGCGATAACGAAGGTGCACTCAAGTTTGACTCCGCCCCTAAGAAATTAGGTGTAATTGGTGCTGGTGTAATCGGCCTGGAGTTGGGCTCTGTATGGCGCCGTCTTGGTGCTGAAGTGACCGTGCTTGAAGCGATGCCTTCATTCTTGGGTGCTTGTGATATCGGTATTGCTAAAGAAGCTCAGAAGCTCTTTGCTAAGCAAGGCTTAGATATTCATACTGGCGTGAAGATTGGCGATGTTAAGGCTGACAAGAAAGGTGTAGTGGTTAATTACACCGATAGCGCTGGTAAGGCTGCTAAGTTGGAATGTGAGCGCTTAATTGTTTCAGTTGGTCGTGTACCTAACACGGACAAATTGGGTTTAGATAAGATTGGCCTTAAAGTGGATGAGCGTGGCTTCATTCCAATTGATGATCACACTTGTGCTACTGCAGCGCCTGGCGTTTACGCGGTTGGTGATGTAGTACGCGGCCCTATGTTGGCACACAAAGCAGAAGATGAAGGTGTCTTGGTTGCTGAAGTGATTGCTGGCCAAAAACCCCATATCGATTACAACTGCATTCCTTGGGTGATCTATACCGATCCTGAAATTGCTTGGGTTGGTAAAACTGAACAAGCACTCAAAGAGGCAGGCATTGCTTATAAAGTAGGTCAGTTCCCTTTTGCTGCTAATGGCCGTGCATTAGGCATGGGTCGCGCTGATGGTTTCATTAAGGTCTTAGCTGATGCCAAGACTGATGAAATTCTTGGCATACATATTATTGGCGCCAATGCTTCAGACTTGATTGCTGAAGCAGCGGTTGCAATGGAATTCAAAGCAGCAGCAGAAGATATTGCTCGTATCTGTCATGCACATCCAAGTTTGTCTGAAGTGATGCGCGAAGCAGCGTTGGCGACAGATTCACGTGCATTAAATATGTAATTGAAAACCATTGAGTTTTACCAACAAGAGTTAAAGACGCGCGGGTATCAGAGTGATCCCGCGCAGCTTCGCGCTGTAGAGCGTCTTCAGGAATGTGAAGATCAATGGATTGCTTATAAAGAAATCCGTAGCAATACCTTAAAGAAAAAGATATTTAAACCAACGCTCCCTCGTGGCATTTACTTATGGGGCGGGGTAGGTCGTGGCAAATCTTTCTTAATGGATTGCTTTTATGCAGCCTCACCATTAGAAAAGAAAATCCGCATTCATTTCCATGAGTTCATGCGTGAAGTCCATCGCGAACTCCATGAGTTATCGGGTTTATCAGATCCGCTGGACGAGCTGGCTAAGCGTATTTCAAATCGCTATCGTCTTATTTGCTTTGATGAGTTTCACATCAACGACATCGCTGATGCGATGATTCTCTATCGCTTACTAAGCGCACTCTTTGTCGATCGCGTGCAGTTTGTGATGACATCAAACTATCGTCCAGATCAGCTTTATCCGAATGGTTTACATCGAGATCGATTGATTCCTGCTATTAAGCTGTTGGAAGAAAAGCTAGATGTCTTGAATGTAGATGCAGGTAATGATTACCGTCGGGTTCAAATGGCGCAGGTCGAGGCTTATCTCACTCCGGTCAATGCAGAAACACAAGCAACGCTCGGTCAAATGTTTCAAACCTTAATTGGCAATCAAAAAGAGGCGCGTAATCCAGTCCTCAATATTGAGTCCCGTGAGTTACGACCGCTTCACATGGCGGACGGTGTAGTTTGGTTCGACTTTAAAACTTTGTGCTGTGGCCCACGCTCACAAAACGATTATCTAGAGATTGCTAACCAGTTTCATACTGTGATTTTGTCTGGGGTGCCCTATATGCCCCCAAGAATGACAAATGAAGCCCGCCGCTTTATTTGGCTAATCGACGTCTTGTATGACCACAAGATTAAGTTAATCATGTCTGCTGAGGTCCCGGCCCCAGATTTATACACTGAGGGCCAAATTACGGCTGAATTCTCTCGAACCGTGTCCCGTTTGATTGAGATGCAGTCTCGTGACTACCTAGATGCACCGCGCCGGGTAATTGATACCAGCTTGACCTAAAATAGGCTTATGAGCAGCTTTTCACCAATAAACGCCGACTTGCATTGCCATTCAGTGATTTCTGATGGCACATTGACGCCTGAACAGTTAGCAGAGCGTGCAAAAGCCAATGGAGTGCATTTGTGGGCACTAACCGATCATGATGAATTGGGCGGTCAGAAACGTGCGCGAGAGGCTGCTAGTGCACTAAAGATCGACTACCTTGCTGGCGTAGAAATTTCCGTCACTTGGATGGGTGAGACGATTCATATTGTTGGCCTTGGAATTGATGCTGAGCATGCTGGCATCATCGAAGGACTTCGCCGCACACGTGATGGCCGAGGTAATCGCGCCAAACTCATGGCCGAACAATTACTCAAAGCAGGTATACCTGGGGCTTATGAAGGCGCACTGCATTTCGCAGGTAATCATGACTTGATTTCAAGAACACACTTTGCGCGTTTCTTAGTAGAGCAGGGTGTATGCCGCAATACCGAACATGTATTTAAAAATTATTTAATTGAAGGTAAGCCGGGATATATACCTCATCAGTGGGCTACTCTAGATCACGCTGTTAGCTGGATTAAATCAGCAGGTGGTGTAGCGGTGATTGCCCATCCTGGACGCTACAGTAGACTCAATGCCATGCAAATGGACGAGCTCTATAAACACTTTAAGGATATTGGTGGCCTAGCGATAGAGGTAATTACTGGTAGCCATAGTCCGGACCAGTACAAAACCTTTGCAAAAATTGCACAGCAATATGGCTTTTTAGCCTCGCGTGGCTCCGATTTTCATGATCCAAGCGAGAGTCATATTGATTTAGGAAATTTGCCACACTTACCAGACCATCTGACTCCAGTATGGTCTGCCTTTCATTAAACGATAGATTCATTAAATCCATCATTACTTAACCACTTAGAAAAAGAATACAGATGTTTGCTGAACGCGTTCTCTCTGGCATGCGACCAACCGGTAGCCTGCACTTGGGTCACTACCATGGTGTTTTAAAGAACTGGGTGCGCTTGCAGTCTGAGTATCCATGCTTT is from Polynucleobacter sp. MWH-S4W17 and encodes:
- the lpdA gene encoding dihydrolipoyl dehydrogenase; amino-acid sequence: MSQVFDVVVIGGGPGGYIAAIRAAQLGFKVACAESSSYDDPKGETRLGGTCLNVGCIPSKALLASSEEFEKISHHAADHGIKVGAVSIDSKKMIARKDDIVTKMTGGIQYLFRKNKITLLKGHASFEGKGADGYQVKIDGKDKETVTAKNVIIATGSKARHLPGVAVDNVLICDNEGALKFDSAPKKLGVIGAGVIGLELGSVWRRLGAEVTVLEAMPSFLGACDIGIAKEAQKLFAKQGLDIHTGVKIGDVKADKKGVVVNYTDSAGKAAKLECERLIVSVGRVPNTDKLGLDKIGLKVDERGFIPIDDHTCATAAPGVYAVGDVVRGPMLAHKAEDEGVLVAEVIAGQKPHIDYNCIPWVIYTDPEIAWVGKTEQALKEAGIAYKVGQFPFAANGRALGMGRADGFIKVLADAKTDEILGIHIIGANASDLIAEAAVAMEFKAAAEDIARICHAHPSLSEVMREAALATDSRALNM
- the zapE gene encoding cell division protein ZapE, whose protein sequence is MKTIEFYQQELKTRGYQSDPAQLRAVERLQECEDQWIAYKEIRSNTLKKKIFKPTLPRGIYLWGGVGRGKSFLMDCFYAASPLEKKIRIHFHEFMREVHRELHELSGLSDPLDELAKRISNRYRLICFDEFHINDIADAMILYRLLSALFVDRVQFVMTSNYRPDQLYPNGLHRDRLIPAIKLLEEKLDVLNVDAGNDYRRVQMAQVEAYLTPVNAETQATLGQMFQTLIGNQKEARNPVLNIESRELRPLHMADGVVWFDFKTLCCGPRSQNDYLEIANQFHTVILSGVPYMPPRMTNEARRFIWLIDVLYDHKIKLIMSAEVPAPDLYTEGQITAEFSRTVSRLIEMQSRDYLDAPRRVIDTSLT
- a CDS encoding 3',5'-nucleoside bisphosphate phosphatase, encoding MSSFSPINADLHCHSVISDGTLTPEQLAERAKANGVHLWALTDHDELGGQKRAREAASALKIDYLAGVEISVTWMGETIHIVGLGIDAEHAGIIEGLRRTRDGRGNRAKLMAEQLLKAGIPGAYEGALHFAGNHDLISRTHFARFLVEQGVCRNTEHVFKNYLIEGKPGYIPHQWATLDHAVSWIKSAGGVAVIAHPGRYSRLNAMQMDELYKHFKDIGGLAIEVITGSHSPDQYKTFAKIAQQYGFLASRGSDFHDPSESHIDLGNLPHLPDHLTPVWSAFH